In Bacteroidales bacterium, a single window of DNA contains:
- a CDS encoding transglycosylase SLT domain-containing protein — MHSELIEKIKSSSSLIFNRLSFKVFAFIVFIIGIYILHKYLIFSNNSVDKNNHIMNNPSFYATSIEIPDSLSFANERVPIENFDVYESLDREFLINSYWHSQTIVILKRAYRYFPTIEPILKKNNIPDDFKYLVVVESGFSNVVSPAGASGFWQFMKPTAERYGLVINDEIDERYNLEKATEAAVKHIKDLYSYYKNWTLVAAAYNLGAGNLDKVIANQKANSYYDLYLNEETARYVYRILALKTILSNPKKYGFYIPKSQRYMNIPTEKYAVDTTINDLTQFAIDKGLNYKLLKIFNPWLKKNKLTIENGKTYFIQLPKPEYRNIKKLMQLYFADDTLSVATDSIK, encoded by the coding sequence ATGCATTCCGAGTTAATAGAAAAAATAAAAAGTAGTAGTAGTTTAATATTCAATCGCTTAAGTTTTAAAGTTTTTGCATTTATTGTTTTTATTATAGGTATTTACATATTGCATAAATACCTAATTTTTAGTAATAATTCTGTGGATAAAAACAATCACATAATGAACAATCCATCTTTTTATGCCACTTCAATAGAAATCCCCGATTCACTTAGTTTTGCTAATGAGCGTGTCCCCATAGAGAATTTTGATGTTTACGAAAGCCTTGATCGCGAATTTCTAATCAACTCATATTGGCATTCGCAAACAATTGTAATTTTAAAAAGAGCTTATCGATATTTTCCTACAATTGAACCTATTCTTAAAAAAAATAATATTCCAGACGATTTTAAATATTTAGTTGTTGTAGAAAGTGGTTTTTCTAATGTGGTGAGTCCGGCCGGAGCCTCTGGTTTTTGGCAATTTATGAAGCCAACAGCCGAAAGATATGGATTAGTTATAAACGATGAAATTGATGAACGTTATAATCTTGAAAAAGCAACCGAAGCAGCAGTTAAACACATTAAAGATCTATATTCTTACTATAAAAATTGGACACTTGTTGCAGCTGCTTATAATTTAGGAGCTGGTAATCTTGATAAAGTAATTGCTAACCAAAAGGCCAATAGTTATTATGACCTCTATCTTAACGAAGAAACAGCTCGCTATGTATATAGAATATTAGCTCTAAAAACGATTCTTTCTAATCCCAAAAAATATGGATTTTATATACCAAAGTCGCAAAGATATATGAATATACCAACCGAAAAATATGCAGTTGATACCACAATAAATGATTTAACACAATTTGCAATTGATAAAGGCTTAAACTATAAATTATTGAAAATATTCAACCCATGGTTAAAAAAGAATAAACTAACTATAGAAAACGGTAAAACTTATTTTATTCAACTACCCAAACCTGAATATAGAAATATTAAAAAATTAATGCAGTTATATTTTGCAGACGATACACTAAGTGTTGCTACCGATTCAATTAAATAA
- a CDS encoding polysaccharide biosynthesis tyrosine autokinase, with the protein MERKKIPILNEKIDPFIVLHIIKRSMLFTAIVFIFAIVGAYLYLRYTPPLYVATSVLQIKNETDKTNQILEISNIKNDEVNLNQTIELLRSPEFLKRTFNKLPLDVSYYSQGTFLAFELYRSTPFIVSYQITSKNYYGLPIFVSFTDHTAILRYKYADQKVEKSLPINQWVEWNGIKLKIDVIDSVSIHQQTEKIKNDSYYFIINDSNYIQHSNTSKLEVFVLNAEANTIQIKFTDNNPSKASEVVKTIAEEFINYDVEKKIESSKLILKFIEEQSKLIYRTIDSLEEQLLLFKNSHNISFLTDPEKESPLARYEQLTDKIQQEIESLEIELYAYKRLISKLQQNPELPIFELISLVPNSDPITMSIINKIQYLDDQKEQVLSSKTPNSFQVKTINKQIEKQRNTLIDILKANAQRLNDKKNILNEKLTFYQQNKFGTNALSDLDYLKLKRLYDINVGYYNKLLEKKTEYLISQAGSVSQNIILQNANTPKEPISPNKRMVIIVALILAFIISLGFMIIRYLLYNEITSVEDIQAYTEAKVLGIIPLYKAKLPVSQLLIDIKPNSIFSESFRACRASIEFLQKDKSHNIISVSSTVSGEGKTFFAINLAGIFALQNKRVVLLDMDLRRPRIHVGFNTDNSKGISTILIGKNKIEDSIKKSKLPTLDYITAGPIPPNPSELISSNVFEDFLKKLSDMYDYVVIDTPPLGLVSDALTIFKISDFPIYVMKSHFSKRSFLYNVNHLMDDKNIKNLMILINAYDFDKTKYGNQYGYSYNYGYGYTSDYENHYYDDLPRKKKSLIVRLLHKL; encoded by the coding sequence ATGGAACGAAAAAAGATACCCATATTAAACGAAAAAATAGACCCATTTATCGTATTGCACATAATTAAACGTTCGATGTTATTTACTGCTATTGTTTTTATTTTTGCGATAGTCGGAGCTTACCTTTATTTGCGATATACACCACCATTGTATGTGGCAACATCTGTTTTACAAATAAAAAACGAAACGGACAAAACGAATCAAATTTTAGAAATATCAAATATTAAAAACGACGAAGTAAATTTAAATCAAACCATAGAATTATTGCGTTCACCCGAATTTTTAAAAAGAACATTTAATAAGCTACCTCTTGATGTTAGTTATTATTCACAAGGTACTTTTTTAGCTTTTGAATTATATCGTTCTACTCCATTTATAGTATCGTATCAAATAACTAGTAAAAATTATTATGGTTTGCCTATATTTGTTTCTTTTACCGATCATACGGCTATTTTAAGATATAAATATGCAGACCAAAAGGTTGAAAAAAGCCTTCCTATAAATCAATGGGTAGAATGGAATGGAATAAAATTAAAAATAGATGTTATTGATTCTGTATCTATTCATCAACAAACCGAAAAAATAAAAAATGATTCATATTATTTTATTATTAACGATTCTAATTATATTCAACATTCAAATACTAGTAAATTAGAAGTTTTTGTTTTAAATGCCGAAGCCAATACTATTCAAATAAAATTTACTGATAACAATCCATCAAAAGCTTCTGAAGTAGTAAAAACAATTGCTGAAGAATTTATTAATTATGATGTTGAAAAGAAAATAGAAAGCTCCAAGTTAATATTAAAGTTTATAGAAGAGCAAAGTAAGTTAATATATAGAACTATTGATAGCTTAGAAGAACAACTGCTTTTATTCAAAAATTCACATAATATTTCATTTTTAACTGATCCTGAAAAAGAAAGTCCTTTGGCTCGTTATGAACAACTTACCGATAAAATACAACAAGAAATTGAAAGTTTAGAAATTGAGTTATATGCATATAAACGTTTAATATCTAAGCTCCAACAAAATCCAGAATTACCAATTTTTGAACTTATTTCTCTTGTGCCAAACTCTGATCCAATTACAATGTCAATAATCAATAAAATACAATATTTAGATGATCAAAAGGAACAAGTATTATCGAGCAAAACTCCCAATAGCTTTCAAGTAAAAACGATCAATAAACAAATTGAAAAACAACGCAATACCCTTATTGACATTTTGAAAGCTAATGCTCAAAGACTTAACGATAAGAAAAATATTTTAAACGAAAAATTAACATTTTATCAACAAAATAAATTTGGAACTAATGCACTATCTGATCTCGATTATTTAAAGCTAAAACGATTATACGATATCAACGTTGGCTATTACAATAAACTACTCGAGAAAAAAACAGAATATCTTATAAGTCAAGCCGGAAGCGTAAGTCAAAATATTATATTACAAAATGCCAATACACCCAAAGAACCCATCTCGCCTAATAAAAGGATGGTTATAATAGTAGCTTTAATATTAGCTTTTATAATAAGCTTAGGTTTTATGATTATTCGTTATTTATTATATAATGAAATTACTTCTGTGGAAGATATTCAAGCCTATACCGAAGCTAAAGTGCTTGGCATAATTCCTTTATATAAAGCTAAATTACCAGTATCACAACTTTTAATTGACATAAAGCCCAATTCAATTTTTAGCGAATCGTTTAGAGCATGCAGAGCCAGTATAGAATTTTTGCAAAAAGATAAAAGCCATAATATTATTTCAGTTTCATCAACAGTAAGCGGAGAAGGGAAGACCTTTTTTGCCATAAATTTAGCAGGTATTTTTGCTTTGCAAAATAAACGAGTAGTATTGCTCGATATGGATTTACGACGACCAAGAATACATGTTGGCTTTAATACAGATAACAGCAAAGGGATATCTACAATATTGATCGGTAAGAACAAAATTGAAGATAGTATAAAAAAATCAAAATTACCTACTTTAGATTACATAACGGCTGGACCCATACCTCCAAATCCCTCTGAACTTATTTCTTCGAATGTTTTCGAAGATTTCTTAAAAAAACTTTCTGACATGTATGACTATGTAGTAATTGATACTCCACCTTTAGGTTTAGTATCGGATGCACTTACAATATTTAAAATTTCAGATTTCCCCATTTATGTTATGAAATCTCATTTTTCGAAGCGTTCATTTTTATATAATGTAAATCATTTAATGGACGATAAAAATATAAAGAATTTAATGATTTTAATAAATGCTTACGATTTTGATAAAACCAAATACGGTAATCAATACGGATATTCGTATAATTATGGATATGGTTACACGTCTGATTACGAAAATCATTATTATGACGATTTACCACGAAAGAAAAAATCTTTGATTGTAAGATTATTACATAAGCTTTAG
- a CDS encoding polysaccharide biosynthesis/export family protein: MKIRKDIFFTTLLVIQVVLFTSCGIFNSNEMFRIPKGYKYASFKPNEKEYKIQPFDKLDVKVYYNNGVNLVEMQQLSVQQNPIEYNVEYDGLVKLPSLGRVPLAGLTIRQAEEFLENKYKEFMIDPFVKINVTNKRVVVFTSGASIGKVITLKNDNYTLIEALAESGGINDYTKSYKIKLLRGDLNNPEIYLFNLQNISNMKDANFILQANDIIYVEARPRYASKILAEITPYLSLFSTALLVFSIFR; this comes from the coding sequence TTGAAAATTAGAAAGGATATATTTTTTACAACTTTATTAGTAATTCAGGTTGTATTATTTACATCGTGTGGCATATTTAATTCCAACGAAATGTTTAGAATACCTAAGGGTTACAAATATGCAAGTTTTAAACCGAATGAAAAGGAATATAAAATTCAACCCTTTGATAAGCTCGATGTAAAAGTTTATTATAACAATGGGGTTAATTTAGTTGAAATGCAACAACTGTCGGTTCAACAAAATCCTATTGAATATAATGTAGAATACGATGGACTTGTAAAGCTGCCCTCATTGGGTAGGGTACCATTAGCAGGATTAACTATTCGTCAGGCCGAAGAATTTTTAGAGAATAAGTACAAAGAATTTATGATTGATCCTTTTGTAAAAATAAATGTAACCAATAAACGAGTAGTTGTTTTTACAAGTGGTGCATCAATTGGAAAAGTCATTACTCTAAAAAACGACAATTATACCCTTATTGAAGCACTTGCTGAATCGGGTGGAATTAATGATTATACAAAGTCGTACAAAATTAAATTATTGCGAGGCGATTTAAACAATCCAGAAATTTACTTATTCAACCTACAAAATATTTCTAATATGAAAGATGCCAATTTTATTTTACAGGCAAATGATATTATTTATGTAGAGGCACGTCCACGATATGCGTCTAAAATATTGGCAGAAATTACACCTTATTTAAGTTTATTTTCAACAGCCTTACTGGTATTTAGCATTTTTAGATAA
- a CDS encoding undecaprenyl/decaprenyl-phosphate alpha-N-acetylglucosaminyl 1-phosphate transferase — translation MLLFILYSLASISVFILLHNFFYQKAKYFKINKANQKAVRWSSQKKPVAGGITFFLSFLFASTFFLLSQPISNNLIKIEYLFISISLIFVFFIGLADDMLSISPNLKLFLQIIVALILIYSGLYINIFDNIFLNYAITIIWYVGMMNSINMLDNMDAISTVVSVSILLGFIFMNVFYFHNLFELLILLGLFYALITFLIFNFHPAKMYMGDNGSLFLGLFLAIFGVKYIWNHSIYEYNQWTNLLPFLYILLFFLIPIADTTTVTINRILEKKSPFTGGKDHTTHALYYIGLSENKIAILLFLLNLIGVIIATYFLYTGNLNKSLVIISFFYSIFVVLFLYINAFRVNRKNKK, via the coding sequence ATGTTGTTATTTATATTATACTCATTAGCATCTATTAGTGTTTTTATTTTATTACATAACTTTTTTTATCAAAAAGCTAAATATTTTAAAATAAACAAAGCTAATCAGAAAGCTGTTCGCTGGAGTTCTCAAAAAAAACCTGTTGCTGGAGGTATTACATTTTTTCTTAGTTTTTTATTTGCAAGCACATTTTTTCTTTTGTCTCAACCAATTTCAAATAATTTAATTAAAATTGAATATTTGTTTATTTCAATTTCATTAATATTTGTTTTTTTTATCGGTTTAGCCGACGATATGTTGTCTATTTCGCCTAATTTAAAGTTGTTTTTACAAATAATAGTTGCCTTGATATTGATATATTCTGGCTTATATATCAATATTTTTGATAACATTTTCTTAAATTATGCAATTACTATTATTTGGTATGTCGGTATGATGAATTCTATCAATATGCTCGATAATATGGATGCCATTTCAACAGTTGTAAGTGTTTCAATATTATTAGGATTTATTTTTATGAATGTTTTTTATTTTCATAATTTATTTGAATTGTTAATATTATTAGGGCTATTTTATGCATTAATTACTTTTCTTATATTTAATTTTCATCCTGCCAAAATGTATATGGGCGATAATGGTAGTTTATTTTTAGGTTTATTTTTAGCAATCTTTGGTGTCAAATATATTTGGAATCATTCAATTTATGAATATAATCAATGGACGAATTTATTACCCTTTTTATATATTTTATTATTTTTCCTTATACCTATAGCTGATACTACAACCGTTACCATAAATCGCATATTAGAAAAAAAATCACCTTTTACTGGTGGAAAAGATCATACCACTCATGCTCTTTATTATATCGGACTGAGTGAAAATAAAATTGCCATTCTTCTATTTTTGTTAAATCTTATTGGGGTAATTATTGCTACGTATTTTTTATATACCGGCAATTTAAATAAATCATTAGTCATAATTTCATTTTTTTATAGTATCTTTGTAGTTCTTTTTTTATATATCAATGCATTCCGAGTTAATAGAAAAAATAAAAAGTAG
- the uvrA gene encoding excinuclease ABC subunit UvrA, which translates to MNLKYIRVLGAREHNLKNIDVDIPHDALTVITGLSGSGKSSLAFDTIYAEGQRRYMETFSAYARQFIGNLQRPNVDKIDGLCPVIAIEQKTVSRNPRSTVGTITEIYDFLRLLYARIGEAYSYETGEKMIKYTEEQIRELIFKQFKGKSISLYAPIIRGRKGHYQELFEHLRNKGFLYARINGKLTLLRPGFMLDRYKVHHVELYIDQLVINDKNEKRLHQSLNLSLKQGSGTCLIIDEENRKEYYYSKLFVCPTTGISYNDPAPHTFSFNSPQGSCPTCYGLGEISKIDENKIIPDKNLSIAAGGILPLGKYRVSNIFNQLEAIVSYFEQTLNTPIKNLSKDVLDIILYGSPHYFRIKKSDFFSSPFQWGGVVNIIMQMHQDTTSEKEKQWAEAYVDTYICPDCKGYRLKKEALHFKIHGRHIGELASMNLDKLYEWINNLEPFLTIKQQKIAAEILKEIKHRLKFILDVGINYLHLNRPAHSLSGGESQRIRLATQIGSKLVNVLYILDEPSIGLHQRDNQKLIQSLKQLRDIGNTIVVVEHDKQIIESADYIVDMGPGAGNNGGKIIATGTPQEILMQHSLTADYLTGKKAIKIPSQRRKGSEKFLTIKGASGHNLKNIDVSFPLGTFICVTGVSGSGKSSLIRETLYPILSKHFYRSLKNPLPYKSVEGLEFIDKVIEVDQAPIGRTPRSNIATYTNIFNDIRNLFADMPLAKVRGYKPGRFSFNIKGGRCETCGGSGLKTIEMNFLPDVFVECPDCGGRRYNRETLEVRYRGKSISDVLDMTVEHAIDFFENIPNIHTKLKALYDVGLGYIKLGQPATTLSGGEAQRVKLAAEFTKRDTGKTLYILDEPTTGLHFEDIRILMQLIQRLVDKGNTMIIIEHNLDVIKQADYIIDMGPDGGEKGGYIIAQGTPEEIVHINNSFTAQVLKSELNFSSQLT; encoded by the coding sequence ATGAATTTAAAATATATAAGGGTATTAGGAGCTCGCGAACATAACCTAAAAAATATTGATGTCGATATACCCCATGATGCTTTAACTGTAATTACAGGCTTATCGGGAAGCGGCAAGTCTTCCTTAGCTTTCGATACCATTTACGCCGAGGGGCAACGACGTTATATGGAAACATTTTCAGCTTATGCACGCCAGTTTATTGGCAACCTTCAACGCCCCAATGTTGATAAAATTGATGGATTATGTCCGGTTATTGCTATCGAACAAAAAACTGTTTCACGTAATCCTCGTTCTACAGTTGGTACTATTACCGAAATTTATGATTTCTTACGCCTTTTATATGCCCGAATAGGTGAAGCTTATTCGTATGAGACAGGCGAAAAAATGATAAAATACACAGAAGAACAGATTCGTGAACTTATTTTTAAACAATTTAAAGGCAAATCTATTTCTTTATATGCACCCATCATTCGTGGTAGAAAAGGTCATTATCAAGAACTCTTTGAACATCTGAGAAACAAGGGATTTTTATATGCACGCATAAATGGCAAACTTACACTGCTTAGACCCGGTTTTATGCTCGATCGATATAAAGTTCATCATGTTGAGCTATATATCGATCAACTTGTTATTAATGATAAAAACGAAAAACGTCTTCATCAGTCATTAAATTTAAGCCTAAAACAAGGGAGTGGAACATGTTTAATCATAGATGAAGAAAATCGAAAAGAATATTATTATAGCAAACTTTTTGTTTGCCCAACAACTGGTATATCATACAACGATCCGGCACCTCATACATTCTCTTTTAATTCACCTCAAGGCTCTTGCCCAACGTGTTATGGACTCGGAGAAATAAGTAAAATTGACGAAAATAAAATTATTCCCGATAAAAATCTTTCTATCGCTGCAGGTGGAATATTACCATTAGGCAAATATCGTGTTAGTAACATTTTTAATCAACTTGAGGCCATTGTAAGTTATTTTGAGCAAACCCTTAACACACCAATTAAAAATTTATCTAAAGATGTATTAGATATAATACTTTATGGTTCGCCTCATTATTTTAGGATAAAAAAGAGTGATTTTTTTTCATCACCTTTTCAATGGGGTGGGGTTGTAAATATAATTATGCAAATGCACCAAGATACTACTAGCGAAAAAGAGAAACAATGGGCAGAGGCCTATGTCGATACTTATATTTGTCCCGATTGTAAAGGTTATCGATTAAAAAAAGAAGCATTGCATTTTAAAATACATGGAAGACATATAGGCGAGCTTGCATCAATGAATTTAGATAAACTTTATGAATGGATAAATAATTTAGAACCATTTTTAACTATTAAACAACAAAAAATTGCTGCTGAAATATTAAAAGAAATAAAGCATCGCTTAAAATTTATTTTAGATGTAGGCATCAATTACCTTCATTTAAACCGCCCAGCCCACAGTTTATCGGGAGGCGAAAGTCAACGTATTCGATTAGCGACTCAAATCGGAAGTAAACTTGTTAACGTATTATATATTTTAGATGAACCCAGTATTGGGTTGCATCAAAGGGATAATCAAAAATTAATACAATCATTAAAACAACTGCGAGATATTGGAAATACCATCGTTGTTGTAGAACACGATAAGCAAATAATTGAATCGGCCGATTATATAGTCGATATGGGTCCCGGTGCCGGTAATAATGGTGGTAAAATTATAGCTACGGGAACTCCACAAGAAATATTGATGCAGCATTCATTAACCGCCGATTATTTAACTGGTAAAAAAGCAATTAAAATTCCATCACAACGAAGAAAAGGAAGTGAAAAATTTTTAACCATCAAAGGCGCTTCGGGTCATAATTTAAAAAATATTGATGTCTCCTTTCCATTAGGAACATTTATATGTGTTACCGGTGTCTCAGGAAGTGGTAAATCATCACTCATTCGCGAAACTTTGTATCCTATTTTATCAAAACATTTTTACAGAAGCTTAAAAAATCCATTACCTTATAAATCAGTTGAAGGATTAGAATTTATTGATAAGGTAATAGAAGTAGATCAAGCACCGATTGGACGTACACCACGTTCAAATATTGCTACTTATACAAACATTTTTAATGACATTAGAAACTTATTTGCCGATATGCCCCTTGCTAAAGTCAGAGGTTATAAGCCGGGACGTTTTTCGTTTAATATAAAAGGAGGTAGATGCGAAACATGTGGCGGATCGGGATTAAAAACAATTGAAATGAATTTTTTGCCCGATGTTTTTGTAGAATGTCCTGATTGTGGAGGACGTCGATATAATCGTGAAACATTAGAAGTTAGATATCGTGGCAAATCTATTAGCGATGTACTTGATATGACGGTTGAACATGCTATCGATTTTTTCGAAAATATTCCTAATATACATACCAAACTTAAAGCACTTTACGATGTGGGTTTAGGATATATTAAGTTAGGTCAACCCGCCACTACATTAAGTGGTGGAGAAGCACAACGGGTTAAATTAGCCGCAGAATTTACAAAACGCGATACAGGCAAAACTTTATACATTTTAGATGAACCTACTACAGGTTTGCATTTTGAAGATATACGAATTTTAATGCAGCTTATTCAGCGACTGGTAGATAAGGGCAATACTATGATTATTATTGAACACAATCTTGATGTAATAAAACAGGCCGATTATATTATAGATATGGGACCAGATGGGGGAGAAAAAGGTGGATATATTATAGCACAAGGCACACCCGAAGAAATAGTACATATAAATAATAGTTTTACAGCTCAAGTTCTTAAATCAGAATTAAACTTTTCATCTCAATTAACGTAA
- a CDS encoding 2-C-methyl-D-erythritol 2,4-cyclodiphosphate synthase, giving the protein MQFRIGFGFDVHRLDDNLPFILGGVTIPSAKGMVAHSDGDVLLHAICDAMLGAANLGDIGTHFPDSSKEYKNISSLLLLKKTHELIKANGYSISNIDSTVVVEKPKIMPYIAAMQNNIAQNLNLTTHQISIKATTNEKLGFIGKEEGITAYAVILLFNPNISF; this is encoded by the coding sequence ATGCAATTTAGAATTGGCTTTGGCTTTGATGTCCATCGTTTAGACGATAACTTACCTTTTATATTAGGAGGTGTTACTATTCCTAGTGCCAAAGGTATGGTTGCTCATTCGGATGGTGATGTACTTTTACATGCTATATGCGATGCCATGCTTGGAGCTGCCAATTTGGGCGATATTGGTACGCATTTTCCTGATTCTTCTAAAGAATACAAAAACATTAGTAGCTTATTACTACTAAAAAAAACACATGAGTTAATCAAAGCAAATGGTTATTCTATTTCGAATATTGATTCTACAGTAGTAGTTGAAAAGCCTAAAATAATGCCTTATATTGCTGCAATGCAAAATAATATTGCCCAAAATTTAAATTTAACAACGCATCAAATTTCTATAAAAGCGACTACTAACGAAAAATTAGGATTTATTGGCAAAGAAGAAGGAATTACTGCTTATGCAGTAATATTATTATTTAATCCCAATATATCATTTTAA
- a CDS encoding glycosyltransferase family 4 protein, with product MKRVLRIVNRFNLGGPTFNAAYLTKFLYPDFDTLLIGGIHEDDEESSEFILNNLGIHALILPEMRRSINGFNDLQAYRRIKKIIKEFNPDIVHTHASKAGMLGRKAAFDMGVPVVVHTFHGHVFHSYFNSIKTKAFIKIERYLASKTDAIIAISQSQKKELSHVFEIAPENKIKVIPLGLDLQRFIYNQPEKRYIFRKENHLDNDEIAIAIVGRLVPIKNHQLFIKAIARAKEQTGRKIRAFIVGDGQSRSQIETLAHQLNLVISPNGSTTLKPDIRFLSWVKNVDYVYAGVDIVALTSLNEGTPVSLIEAQAAGKPIVSTNVGGIKDISLVGESILLANVNNEEEFIENMIKLINDDELRNKMQSNARDYVLKKFDYNRLVSDVSVLYNDLLKKKNIISSAKVFA from the coding sequence ATGAAACGTGTTTTGCGAATTGTTAATCGATTTAATTTAGGTGGTCCAACATTTAATGCTGCATATCTAACAAAGTTTCTGTATCCTGACTTCGATACGTTGTTAATAGGAGGTATTCATGAAGACGACGAAGAAAGTTCAGAATTTATTTTAAACAATTTGGGCATTCATGCTTTAATTCTTCCAGAAATGCGTCGCTCAATAAATGGTTTTAACGATTTACAAGCTTATCGGCGAATAAAAAAAATTATAAAAGAATTTAATCCAGATATTGTTCATACTCACGCTTCAAAAGCGGGCATGTTAGGTCGCAAAGCAGCATTTGATATGGGGGTCCCGGTTGTCGTTCATACTTTTCATGGACATGTTTTTCATTCTTATTTTAACAGCATAAAGACTAAAGCTTTCATAAAAATTGAACGTTATTTAGCTTCTAAAACCGATGCCATTATTGCTATAAGTCAATCACAAAAAAAAGAATTAAGCCATGTATTCGAAATTGCACCCGAAAATAAAATAAAAGTTATTCCATTAGGTTTAGATTTACAACGATTTATATATAATCAACCCGAAAAGCGTTATATATTTCGTAAAGAAAATCATCTTGATAACGATGAAATAGCTATAGCCATTGTAGGACGATTGGTGCCGATAAAAAATCATCAATTATTTATTAAAGCAATTGCTCGTGCAAAAGAACAAACAGGTAGAAAAATTAGAGCTTTTATTGTAGGTGATGGGCAGTCACGATCTCAAATTGAAACATTAGCTCATCAACTCAATTTAGTTATAAGTCCTAATGGTTCAACAACTTTAAAACCTGATATTCGTTTTTTAAGCTGGGTTAAAAATGTAGATTATGTATATGCAGGTGTAGATATTGTAGCTCTAACATCGCTCAACGAAGGAACTCCAGTTAGCCTTATTGAAGCTCAGGCAGCAGGTAAGCCCATTGTAAGTACCAATGTAGGTGGCATTAAAGATATATCATTGGTAGGCGAATCTATACTTTTAGCCAATGTTAACAACGAAGAAGAATTTATTGAAAATATGATTAAACTTATTAATGATGATGAATTACGAAACAAAATGCAAAGCAATGCACGTGATTATGTATTAAAAAAATTTGATTATAATCGCTTAGTATCAGATGTTTCAGTATTATATAATGATTTATTAAAAAAGAAAAATATCATTTCATCGGCAAAAGTATTTGCATAA
- a CDS encoding TIGR00730 family Rossman fold protein, translating to MQHGDEKIIRALEPKSWHEIKTHDSWHIFKIMAEFVQGFEKLSQIGPCVSIFGSARTKPDNKYYKLAEEIAFNLTQKGFGIITGGGPGIMEAANKGAKRGGGKSVGVNIVLEFEQHPNPYIDEDKIINFNYFFVRKVMFMKYAQGFVIMPGGFGTFDELFESLTLIQTHKIARFPIVLVGSDYWGGLINWIKEKVLNEEHNISEKDLELLYIADDANDAANHIHEFYLEYFHKPNF from the coding sequence ATGCAACACGGTGACGAAAAAATTATTAGAGCATTAGAGCCAAAAAGTTGGCATGAAATCAAAACTCATGATTCATGGCATATTTTTAAAATCATGGCTGAATTTGTACAAGGATTTGAAAAATTATCGCAAATTGGACCTTGTGTCTCAATATTTGGCTCTGCTCGTACAAAGCCCGATAACAAATATTATAAATTAGCCGAAGAAATTGCTTTTAACCTTACTCAAAAGGGATTCGGAATTATTACTGGCGGTGGTCCTGGAATTATGGAGGCAGCTAATAAGGGAGCAAAGAGAGGAGGGGGAAAATCGGTAGGAGTTAACATAGTTTTAGAATTTGAGCAACATCCCAATCCTTATATTGACGAAGATAAGATTATTAATTTTAATTATTTCTTTGTGCGAAAAGTGATGTTTATGAAGTATGCACAAGGTTTTGTTATTATGCCCGGCGGATTTGGTACGTTTGATGAACTTTTTGAATCTTTAACGCTGATACAAACTCATAAAATAGCACGATTTCCAATAGTATTAGTAGGTAGTGATTATTGGGGAGGGTTAATCAATTGGATAAAAGAAAAAGTATTAAACGAAGAACATAATATTAGTGAAAAAGATTTAGAATTATTGTATATCGCCGATGATGCAAATGATGCAGCTAATCATATTCATGAATTTTATTTAGAATATTTTCATAAGCCCAATTTTTAA